The following proteins come from a genomic window of Nothobranchius furzeri strain GRZ-AD chromosome 1, NfurGRZ-RIMD1, whole genome shotgun sequence:
- the LOC129160698 gene encoding uncharacterized protein produces the protein MAASDGFPASFYGEPGVLGMLSNGISAFLVLLQNFSTAHTGIKPVGVENILAGVHLILIGGLCQLVAGLLSFRKYDHLSGTAFIGYAALWGSYGATRIYYGALFNNQTIPPVSEHMFNGSTTNIMVNTSLQNSTQCHLCVSIEESAIAGLIPYILLSFILAFCSATVNYIMPFVFGAITATLIFEAAALVTGPWALVVSGVLELLILIFAIYGSAALLIKGLTQRLVLKGFGTPLFNVLLLGTTNSTGAQKPGQEKKKNTKYAEPMALGFFCDSIAPFIVAFYSFGYMKSFGLGVAWVSIISVAQLFSSYYAHLRQDSYHTTKFGIHAMYWLIKAWDEFVASALIVEHSQVVAGREAMVGDWFFVVAGLVLCVGSLNMDTLELIHNLLFVLLTVSTIPQIPLQGYYIFFGVACSLFTAVSVYGTFSRLINTIAEKSLIPVGPQPVSSEQLKRALMCRRSQQGEQKELPNSDQASDALFYLTNGVAALSALQSEVSSGNPSFLHLTVPWVLISGGIIQTYVSRLQVTGEGRFGSVISSIYVVVWATWTWFRFAGFQLQLPVLAAYGFTAGGVALLVINAFLMLIGKV, from the exons ATGGCAGCCTCAGACGGTTTTCCTGCCAGTTTCTATGGAGAACCAGGAGTGTTAGGAATGTTATCCAATGGGATCAGTGCATTCCTTGTACTTCTACAGAACTTCAGCACAGCTCACACCGGCATTAAACCAGTTGGAGTGGAGAACATACTTGCAG GTGTTCATCTCATCCTGATTGGTGGTTTGTGCCAGCTGGTGGCTGGACTGCTCTCCTTTAGAAAGTACGATCACCTGAGTGGCACTGCCTTCATCGGCTACGCTGCCCTTTGGGGTAGCTATGGGGCGACCAGAATCTACTATGGTGCTTTATTTAACAATCAGACTATACCACCAGTGTCAGAGCACATGTTCAATGGTTCAACCACCAACATCATGGTCAACACTTCTCTTCAAAACTCAACACAGTGCCACTTATGTGTGTCCATAGAAGAGTCAGCCATTGCTGGTCTGATCCCTTATATCCTTCTGTCCTTTATCCTGGCATTTTGCTCTGCCACGGTCAACTACATCATGCCTTTTGTTTTTGGAGCCATCACGGCCACTTTGATCTTTGAAGCAGCAGCTCTGGTGACAGGTCCTTGGGCTCTGGTGGTCTCTGGGGTTCTGGAGCTGCTCATTTTGATCTTTGCCATCTACGGTTCAGCTGCTCTACTCATCAAAGGGCTGACTCAACGTCTAGTTCTTAAAGGCTTTGGGACCCCCCTCTTTAATGTTCTCCTGCTAGGAACCACCAACTCAACAGGTGCTCAGAAACCTGgtcaagagaagaagaagaacacaaaATATGCAGAGCCCATGGCCTTGGGTTTCTTCTGTGACTCTATTGCTCCCTTCATCGTTGCCTTCTACAGCTTTGGGTACATGAAATCGTTTGGTTTAGGAGTTGCATGGGTATCAATCATCTCAGTCGCCCAGCTGTTCTCCAGCTACTACGCTCATTTGCGCCAGGATAGCTACCACACTACAAAATTTGGGATTCATGCCATGTATTGGCTGATCAAGGCTTGGGATGAGTTTGTGGCATCTGCCCTGATTGTGGAGCACAGTCAAGTTGTTGCTGGTAGGGAAGCCATGGTGGGAGACTGGTTCTTTGTGGTGGCCGGCTTGGTGCTCTGTGTGGGAAGCCTGAACATGGACACTCTGGAGCTGATCCACAACTTGCTCTTTGTTCTGCTCACAGTCTCAACAATCCCCCAGATCCCCCTGCAGGGTTACTACATCTTCTTTGGTGTAGCCTGCTCTCTCTTCACTGCAGTCTCAGTCTACGGTACCTTCTCACGCCTCATAAACACCATCGCAGAGAAGTCTCTAATCCCTGTGGGACCACAGCCGGTCTCCTCCGAGCAGCTGAAGAGAGCTCTGATGTGTAGAAGATCTCAACAGGGAGAACAAAAAGAGCTGCCCAACAGTGACCAGGCCTCAGATGCTCTGTTTTATCTCACCAACGGGGTTGCAGCACTTTCAGCTCTTCAATCAGAAGTGTCAAGTGGGAACCCTTCATTCCTTCATCTGACTGTCCCCTGGGTCCTCATCTCTGGAGGCATCATTCAGACCTATGTCAGCAGGCTACAAGTCACCGGAGAGGGCCGGTTTGGATCAGTCATCTCATCCATCTACGTGGTTGTATGGGCAACATGGACGTGGTTTCGATTTGCAG GTTTTCAGCTTCAGCTCCCCGTCCTGGCAGCCTATGGATTCACAGCTGGAGGCGTTGCTTTACTGGTCATTAATGCCTTCCTCATGCTGATTGGTAAGGTCTAG
- the LOC129156238 gene encoding cis-aconitate decarboxylase-like, translating into MTRVEKPHSDVMQDCKRNLPFLLLCHKSISILHCSAAASKRNKKQDHCDRNLKSCSPRYRKPSDQCGLPEDCITLQWRLNNFYLFIPAVQKHPAPEDTVTASFGKFISEIKPQHLSPVVLHRSKRMVLDSIGVGLIGSRTDVFELALQFCQHMYAPDHISSVYGRRGIRLSPTLAAFVNGVATHSMDFDDTWHPATHPSGAVLPALFALSDMMPANSKPSGLDFLLAFNVGIEIQGRLMRFSNEARSIPKRFHPPTVVGPMGSAAACSRLLSLDPSQCSHALAIAASLAGAPMANAATQSKPLHIGNASRLGLEAALLASRGLEASPLVLDAVAGVAGFSAFYEDYVPQPLESPDDGGHVFLLEEQDMAFKRFPAHLGMHWVTDAAAAVHELLVGHGLGQVSPHQVQDILLRVPQSKYINRPFPESEHEARHSFQFNACSALLDGEVTVQSFSPPAMSRPELHFLLSRVRMEHPEDNPANFNRMYGEVQVTLVGGDILKGRCDTFYGHWRNPLTNESLRKKFRSNAEVVLPSEKVERLVEVVEELDRLDDCGALLSQLQ; encoded by the exons ATGACCCGGGTGGAAAAGCCTCATTCTGATGTGATGCAGGATTGCAAAAGGAACCTGCCCTTCCTGCTCCTTTG CCACAAAAGCATCAGCATCCTTCACTGCTCAGCTGCTGCATCCAagagaaacaagaaacaagatcatTGTGACAGAAACTTGAAGTCATGTTCTCCACGCTACAG AAAACCATCAGACCAGTGCGGGCTGCCAGAAGACTGCATAACACTGCAGTGGAGG TTAAACAACTTTTATCTTTTCATTCCTGCAGTCCAGAAGCACCCAGCCCCAGAAGATACGGTCACAGCCAGTTTTGGGAAGTTCATCAGTGAAATAAAGCCTCAGCATTTGTCTCCAGTTGTGCTCCATCGCAGCAAAAGGATGGTGCTGGACAGCATCGGGGTCGGACTGATAGGGAGCAGGACAGATGTGTTTGAGCTGGCTCTTCAGTTCTGCCAG CACATGTATGCTCCGGATCACATCAGCTCTGTGTACGGACGCAGAGGGATCAGACTCTCCCCAACACTGGCAGCTTTCGTTAATGGAGTAGCG ACTCATTCCATGGACTTTGACGACACGTGGCATCCAGCCACTCATCCCTCAGGAGCTGTTCTCCCAGCTTTGTTTGCTCTCAGTGACATGATGCCGGCTAACAGCAAACCAAGCGGTCTGGACTTCTTACTGGCCTTCAATGTCGGCATTGAGATCCAGGGCCGTCTGATGAGGTTCTCTAATGAAGCACGCAGCATTCCCAAGAG gttcCATCCTCCCACTGTGGTGGGTCCTATGGGAAGTGCAGCAGCCTGTTCTCGTCTCCTGTCTCTGGATCCGTCTCAGTGCAGTCATGCCTTGGCTATAGCAGCTTCTCTAGCTGGAGCTCCAATGGCTAATGCTGCCACTCAGTCCAAGCCCCTTCACATCGGCAACGCCTCTCGTTTGGGGCTTGAAGCTGCTCTGCTGGCCTCCAGAGGCCTAGAGGCCAGTCCTCTGGTCTTGGATGCTGTTGCAGGAGTGGCGGGCTTCAGCGCCTTTTATGAAGATTATGTTCCTCAGCCTTTAGAGTCACCTGATGATGGTGGACATGTGTTCCTGTTAGAGGAGCAGGACATGGCTTTTAAGCGTTTTCCTGCCCATCTGGGGATGCACTGGGTAACTGATGCTGCAGCTGCGGTCCATGAGCTCCTTGTGGGACATGGTCTAGGACAGGTGTCCCCACATCAGGTCCAGGACATCCTGCTCAGAGTCCCCCAGTCTAAATACATCAACAGGCCTTTTCCCGAGTCAGAGCACGAGGCACGCCACTCCTTCCAGTTTAacgcctgcagcgctctgctggACGGTGAGGTGACCGTGCAGTCCTTCAGCCCGCCCGCCATGAGCCGCCCAGAGCTGCACTTCCTGCTGAGCCGTGTTCGCATGGAGCATCCTGAGGACAACCCCGCCAATTTCAACCGCATGTACGGAGAAGTCCAGGTGACTCTAGTTGGAGGAGACATCCTGAAGGGCCGCTGTGACACCTTCTACGGCCACTGGCGCAACCCGCTGACAAACGAGAGCCTGAGGAAGAAGTTCAGAAGCAACGCAGAGGTGGTGCTGCCATCAGAGAAGGTGGAGcggctggtggaggtggtggaggagctggACAGGCTGGATGATTGTGGAGCTCTTCTCTCACAGCTGCAGTGA
- the LOC129160697 gene encoding cis-aconitate decarboxylase-like: MLCSDLCFVPKKTIRPVRAARRLHNTAVEVQKHPAPEDTVTASFGKFISEIKPQHLSPVVLHRSKRMVLDSIGVGLIGSRTDVFELALQFCQHMYAPDHISSVYGRRGIRLSPTLAAFVNGVATHSMDFDDTWHPATHPSGAVLPALFALSDMMPANSKPSGLDFLLAFNVGIEIQGRLMRFSNEARSIPKRFHPPTVVGPMGSAAACSRLLSLDPSHCSHALAIAASLAGAPMANAATQSKPLHIGNASRLGLEAALLASRGLEASPLVLDAVAGVAGFSAFYEDYVPQPLESPDDGGHVFLLEEQDMAFKRFPAHLGMHWVADAAAAVHELLVGHGLGQVSPHQVQDILLRVPQSKYINRPFPESEHEARHSFQFNACSALLDGEVTVQSFSPPAMSRPELHFLLSRVRMEHPEDNPANFNRMYGEVQVTLDGGDILKGRCDTFYGHWRNPLTNESLSKKFRRNAEVVLPSEKVERLVEVVEELDRLDDCGALLSQLQ; this comes from the exons ATGCTTTGTTCTGATTTATGTTTTGTCCCAAAGAAAACCATCAGACCAGTGCGGGCTGCCAGAAGACTGCATAACACTGCAGTGGAGG TCCAGAAGCACCCAGCCCCAGAAGATACGGTCACAGCCAGTTTTGGGAAGTTCATCAGTGAAATAAAGCCTCAGCATTTGTCTCCGGTTGTGCTCCATCGCAGCAAAAGGATGGTGCTGGACAGCATCGGGGTCGGACTGATAGGGAGCAGGACAGATGTGTTTGAGCTGGCTCTTCAGTTCTGCCAG CACATGTATGCTCCGGATCACATCAGCTCTGTGTACGGACGCAGAGGGATCAGACTCTCCCCAACACTGGCAGCTTTCGTTAATGGAGTAGCG ACTCATTCCATGGACTTTGACGACACGTGGCATCCAGCCACTCATCCCTCAGGAGCTGTTCTCCCAGCTTTGTTTGCTCTCAGTGACATGATGCCGGCTAACAGCAAACCAAGCGGTCTGGACTTCTTACTGGCCTTCAATGTCGGCATTGAGATCCAGGGCCGTCTGATGAGGTTCTCTAATGAAGCACGCAGCATTCCCAAGAG gttcCATCCTCCCACTGTGGTGGGTCCTATGGGAAGTGCAGCAGCCTGTTCTCGTCTCCTGTCTCTGGATCCGTCTCACTGCAGTCATGCCTTGGCTATAGCAGCTTCTCTAGCTGGAGCTCCGATGGCTAATGCTGCCACTCAGTCCAAGCCCCTTCACATCGGCAACGCCTCTCGTTTGGGGCTTGAAGCTGCTCTGCTGGCCTCCAGAGGCCTAGAGGCCAGTCCTCTGGTCTTGGATGCTGTTGCAGGAGTGGCGGGCTTCAGCGCCTTTTATGAAGATTATGTTCCTCAGCCTTTAGAGTCACCTGATGATGGTGGACATGTGTTCCTGTTAGAGGAGCAGGACATGGCTTTTAAGCGTTTTCCTGCCCATCTGGGGATGCACTGGGTAGCTGATGCTGCAGCTGCGGTCCATGAGCTCCTTGTGGGACATGGTCTAGGACAGGTGTCCCCACATCAGGTCCAGGACATCCTGCTCAGAGTCCCCCAGTCTAAATACATCAACAGGCCTTTTCCCGAGTCAGAGCACGAGGCACGCCACTCCTTCCAGTTTAacgcctgcagcgctctgctggACGGTGAGGTGACCGTGCAGTCCTTCAGCCCGCCCGCCATGAGCCGCCCAGAGCTGCACTTCCTGCTGAGCCGTGTTCGCATGGAGCATCCTGAGGACAACCCCGCTAATTTCAACCGCATGTACGGAGAAGTCCAGGTGACTCTAGATGGAGGAGACATCCTGAAGGGCCGCTGTGACACCTTCTACGGCCACTGGCGCAACCCGCTGACAAACGAGAGCCTGAGCAAGAAGTTCAGAAGAAACGCAGAGGTGGTGCTGCCATCAGAGAAGGTGGAGcggctggtggaggtggtggaggagctggACAGGCTGGATGATTGTGGAGCTCTTCTCTCACAGCTGCAGTGA